A genome region from Phycisphaerales bacterium includes the following:
- the ctaD gene encoding cytochrome c oxidase subunit I, which produces MSHPPSTPNLIKDRPSKVTTLHSWIITVDHKKLGLMYCMTALLFFVIAGFEAMMIRWQLFIPDNDIIVTQVYNEFMTMHGTTMVFFVGMPMLTGFATYLIPLMVGARDMAFPRLNALGFWLTFFSGILLYSSFFMAPALYASGAAPDFGWFAYAPLTAKTFDRGHTVDYWIFAITLSGFGTMIAGTNIITTTLCMRCKGMKLSKMPLFVWIMLTDAVLMVVGIPPLTAAQAMLLMDRELGAHFFDVNAGGSAIFWQHLFWFFGHPEVYILILPAFAIASEVIPVFSRKVIFGYPLMVAATVGIAFIALGVWVHHMFAVGLSPAINAIFSGTTFLISIPTGIKIFTWMATMYGGRLKFDTPMLFLTAFLGLFTVGGLTGITLASVPADWQLHDTYYVVGHFHYVLFGGLIFAVFGGMYYWYPKVTGRLMSEKLGKWNFWIFFISFNLTFFPMHIAGLLGMPRRIYTYEAGHGWELWNMLSSVGAFMQMIAVAIFVWNAIASLKRGKVAGPDPWDAWTLEWATTSPPPEYNFEEIPTVRSRRPLWDLKHPEDPDWKYE; this is translated from the coding sequence ATGAGCCATCCACCCTCGACCCCTAATTTGATCAAGGACCGTCCGTCTAAGGTGACGACGTTGCATTCCTGGATTATCACGGTCGACCATAAGAAACTCGGCCTCATGTATTGCATGACCGCCCTGCTCTTCTTCGTCATTGCTGGCTTCGAGGCAATGATGATCCGGTGGCAGCTGTTCATTCCAGACAATGACATCATTGTCACGCAGGTCTATAACGAATTCATGACCATGCACGGCACCACGATGGTCTTCTTCGTTGGCATGCCCATGCTTACTGGCTTTGCAACCTATCTCATTCCATTAATGGTCGGCGCCCGTGACATGGCGTTCCCACGCCTCAATGCGCTTGGCTTCTGGCTCACCTTCTTTAGTGGCATCCTGCTTTACTCAAGCTTCTTTATGGCACCTGCCCTCTATGCGTCTGGCGCCGCTCCAGATTTTGGATGGTTCGCGTACGCACCGCTGACAGCCAAGACGTTCGATCGTGGCCACACTGTTGACTACTGGATCTTTGCAATAACACTCAGTGGCTTTGGCACGATGATCGCTGGCACGAACATCATTACCACAACACTATGCATGCGTTGTAAGGGCATGAAGCTTTCGAAGATGCCTTTGTTTGTCTGGATCATGCTCACCGATGCCGTGCTGATGGTGGTGGGCATTCCACCGCTCACTGCGGCGCAAGCCATGCTACTGATGGACCGTGAACTGGGCGCCCACTTCTTTGATGTCAACGCAGGTGGCTCTGCCATTTTCTGGCAACACCTTTTCTGGTTCTTTGGCCATCCGGAGGTCTATATTCTCATCTTGCCGGCATTTGCGATTGCTTCGGAAGTGATCCCGGTGTTCTCGCGCAAGGTTATTTTTGGCTATCCGTTAATGGTTGCTGCAACCGTAGGCATTGCGTTTATTGCGCTCGGTGTATGGGTGCACCACATGTTCGCTGTTGGATTAAGCCCTGCTATTAATGCAATTTTCAGTGGCACCACATTCTTAATATCAATACCAACTGGCATTAAGATCTTTACATGGATGGCAACCATGTATGGCGGACGTTTGAAATTCGATACGCCAATGCTCTTCCTCACAGCCTTCCTTGGACTGTTCACTGTTGGTGGTCTCACCGGCATTACGCTCGCTTCAGTACCAGCTGACTGGCAACTTCACGACACCTATTATGTGGTTGGCCACTTCCATTATGTCCTCTTCGGCGGCCTCATCTTTGCCGTCTTTGGTGGCATGTACTACTGGTATCCCAAGGTCACTGGCCGGCTGATGAGTGAAAAGCTAGGAAAGTGGAACTTCTGGATCTTCTTCATCTCGTTTAACCTCACCTTCTTCCCGATGCACATTGCCGGCTTACTCGGCATGCCCAGACGTATCTATACCTACGAAGCTGGACATGGCTGGGAGCTCTGGAACATGCTGTCTTCAGTTGGCGCTTTCATGCAGATGATTGCGGTTGCGATATTCGTTTGGAATGCCATTGCCTCACTCAAACGAGGCAAAGTTGCAGGGCCAGATCCTTGGGATGCATGGACACTTGAATGGGCGACCACGTCACCACCACCTGAATACAACTTCGAAGAAATACCAACCGTGCGAAGCCGAAGACCGCTCTGGGATCTCAAGCACCCAGAAGATCCAGATTGGAAGTACGAATGA
- a CDS encoding Rieske 2Fe-2S domain-containing protein codes for MTDAHQQHDMQGKEQGQDAQSSPLPKRVTAPLPGKDTATSLTRRGFMLALGYVLMAISVIAVGIPIVWYVISVFRTYPDKWVKLSDDINRDFPEGSTRLADFINPANFPDTGPTKEARTENSAIIPWQGASIHLPCWVRRIKDEQFQIFAINCSHLGCPVRWFDEAELFMCPCHGSVFYQDGEYAAGPAPRGLYQYRFKITDARDKKGEARKDNSGNQPRELWIKAGTVPTLQQPA; via the coding sequence ATGACCGACGCACATCAACAGCACGACATGCAGGGCAAAGAACAGGGCCAAGATGCCCAATCCAGCCCACTCCCCAAACGCGTCACAGCGCCGCTGCCTGGCAAAGACACTGCAACCAGCCTGACGCGACGTGGTTTCATGTTGGCATTGGGCTATGTGCTCATGGCGATCTCAGTCATTGCCGTGGGCATTCCCATCGTCTGGTACGTCATCAGTGTCTTCCGTACCTACCCCGATAAGTGGGTCAAGCTTTCCGACGATATCAACCGAGACTTTCCTGAGGGCTCCACACGACTTGCCGACTTTATCAATCCAGCAAACTTCCCAGACACTGGACCAACCAAAGAAGCAAGAACAGAAAACTCCGCAATCATTCCTTGGCAAGGCGCATCAATACATTTGCCTTGCTGGGTTCGCCGTATCAAAGACGAACAATTCCAAATCTTTGCCATCAATTGCAGTCACCTTGGCTGCCCGGTCCGATGGTTTGATGAGGCTGAACTTTTCATGTGCCCATGCCATGGAAGTGTCTTTTATCAGGATGGCGAGTACGCAGCTGGCCCCGCCCCACGTGGCTTGTACCAATACCGGTTCAAGATCACCGACGCACGCGATAAAAAGGGAGAGGCCCGCAAGGACAATAGTGGCAATCAACCAAGAGAACTCTGGATCAAGGCGGGTACGGTCCCGACCTTACAGCAACCTGCATAA
- the coxB gene encoding cytochrome c oxidase subunit II produces MGADTIVAEPDPLAAMYEENLPGANAIEQNMFDTGGSPAREIRDYYYLLLGIIAIIFVFVWGVLLYTIFRFRARKEDEGKEPPQNYGSDPVEVAWTVAPMIIVFILFLITLRSILVIDKTERPPDSVHVRVIGHQWWWEFIYPEIKTAEGLPLATANELHIPAGKDIWCTLESQDVIHSFWLPSLFGKKDCVPNHENFIWFHVDDPGWYDGQCVEYCGAQHANMLIRAYAHETEESFNQWVEKQSRNGNNFNSFSQFKTWLDNQTKTEPAYYSAQLQAWNRDIPNWIPFRDWLATQKKASDNETIKEWLADAKSDDAKRLAAQRKKNEQGSGDVMRWTFRSFRALMPNEDVDEFSLRTNPPDIAWETIRPWAEQYAFVQWQIGHDDFAKMACINCHTIRQPPGITPQANGIFGPDLTHLMSRTVIGSGAAANTPRNLLSWVQNPQVIKQDCLMPDMRIPEDHIWHVVGYLRTLRYQEN; encoded by the coding sequence ATGGGCGCAGACACAATCGTGGCTGAGCCTGATCCTCTTGCAGCGATGTATGAAGAAAACCTTCCAGGCGCCAATGCAATCGAACAAAACATGTTTGATACTGGCGGTAGCCCTGCTCGCGAAATTCGCGACTACTACTACTTACTATTAGGCATCATCGCCATCATCTTTGTGTTTGTCTGGGGCGTCCTTCTCTACACGATCTTTCGCTTCCGAGCCCGCAAAGAAGATGAGGGCAAAGAACCACCACAGAACTACGGCAGTGATCCTGTAGAAGTTGCCTGGACTGTGGCCCCGATGATCATTGTGTTCATTCTTTTCCTGATCACCCTTCGCAGCATTCTGGTCATCGATAAAACTGAGCGACCACCTGATTCAGTTCACGTCCGCGTGATCGGGCATCAATGGTGGTGGGAATTCATCTACCCTGAAATCAAGACTGCTGAAGGGCTTCCACTGGCAACAGCCAACGAACTGCATATACCTGCGGGCAAAGACATCTGGTGCACACTCGAATCACAAGATGTGATCCATAGCTTTTGGCTCCCTTCGCTTTTCGGTAAAAAAGACTGCGTCCCCAATCACGAGAATTTCATTTGGTTTCACGTAGATGATCCAGGGTGGTATGACGGCCAGTGCGTTGAATATTGCGGCGCCCAACATGCCAACATGCTCATCCGTGCATATGCACATGAAACTGAAGAATCGTTTAATCAGTGGGTCGAGAAACAATCTCGTAACGGCAACAACTTCAACAGTTTCTCACAATTCAAAACATGGCTTGACAATCAAACCAAAACTGAGCCAGCCTATTACAGCGCTCAGCTTCAAGCTTGGAACAGGGATATTCCCAATTGGATTCCATTTAGAGACTGGCTCGCGACGCAAAAGAAAGCTTCAGACAACGAGACCATCAAGGAGTGGCTTGCTGACGCAAAGTCTGATGATGCCAAGCGTCTCGCGGCCCAACGAAAGAAGAATGAACAAGGCTCGGGCGATGTGATGCGATGGACATTCCGGTCGTTCCGTGCATTGATGCCAAATGAAGATGTCGATGAATTCAGCCTGAGGACCAATCCACCAGATATCGCTTGGGAAACCATTCGCCCTTGGGCTGAGCAATATGCATTCGTTCAATGGCAAATCGGCCACGATGATTTTGCAAAAATGGCCTGCATCAACTGCCATACCATCCGCCAGCCTCCAGGAATTACGCCACAGGCAAACGGTATCTTCGGGCCAGATCTCACCCACCTGATGAGCCGAACAGTCATCGGTTCGGGTGCTGCAGCCAATACACCAAGAAACCTATTGAGCTGGGTCCAAAACCCACAAGTCATTAAGCAGGACTGCCTCATGCCAGACATGCGCATTCCTGAAGATCACATCTGGCACGTCGTGGGCTATCTACGCACGTTGCGGTATCAAGAAAACTAG
- a CDS encoding c-type cytochrome: protein MIKTLMRFSCVTAMACSMLVTTTGCDDGFGSFWPGKPRYPEDMPLRPDQVLSFELLYQAQCAGCHGNQGKGGPAAALNDALTMSIMPEDYLLRVISEGVNPNNDPEIAKTLGIEEILMPASSRKLNGMLTDEQLMILAKTLKEGPPSWLHGDADSDTEKSEENASKEHSGWDTSHLPSPLPTYLISKAPKGSAQRGGELFRTYCSSCHGPEGGGIPNVAGGSVIEASYLALVSNQYLRWVIIAGRPEWGMPAYHELPEANGHALTDQQISDLVAYISSRREQWAEDPNPVNP, encoded by the coding sequence ATGATCAAGACATTGATGCGATTCTCCTGTGTGACCGCGATGGCATGTTCAATGCTGGTGACAACCACTGGCTGCGACGATGGCTTTGGTAGTTTCTGGCCAGGCAAACCTCGCTACCCAGAAGACATGCCACTGCGACCCGATCAGGTGCTGTCATTTGAGTTGCTTTATCAGGCCCAGTGCGCTGGTTGCCACGGCAACCAAGGCAAGGGAGGCCCTGCCGCTGCATTGAACGATGCACTGACGATGTCAATCATGCCTGAGGACTACCTGCTTCGGGTCATTTCTGAGGGTGTCAATCCAAACAATGACCCTGAGATTGCCAAGACGCTCGGCATTGAAGAAATCCTGATGCCAGCATCAAGCCGTAAACTCAATGGCATGCTGACTGATGAGCAGCTCATGATTCTTGCAAAGACGCTGAAGGAAGGACCACCGTCCTGGCTTCATGGCGATGCAGACAGCGATACTGAAAAGTCAGAAGAGAACGCATCGAAAGAGCACAGTGGATGGGATACATCTCACCTACCATCCCCACTACCAACCTATTTGATCAGCAAAGCGCCCAAGGGCAGTGCCCAACGCGGCGGCGAATTGTTTAGAACGTACTGCAGCAGCTGCCACGGTCCTGAAGGCGGCGGTATCCCAAACGTGGCTGGCGGATCAGTCATTGAAGCTAGCTACCTAGCCCTCGTGAGTAATCAATACCTTCGCTGGGTGATCATTGCAGGACGCCCTGAATGGGGCATGCCTGCCTATCACGAACTCCCTGAGGCAAATGGCCATGCCCTCACTGACCAACAGATCTCTGACTTGGTGGCCTATATCAGCTCCCGACGAGAACAATGGGCTGAAGACCCGAATCCGGTGAATCCATGA